From the Cryptomeria japonica chromosome 2, Sugi_1.0, whole genome shotgun sequence genome, one window contains:
- the LOC131036878 gene encoding nucleotide-sugar uncharacterized transporter 2, which produces MMKFTIDQAMMFYLLRRDFHKVLKRKDSDVGERGKLLEDWRASLFNDLHTLDGARRQQQHFCGPTVALSFNFVVAVAIIMINKSLLGKMGFNYPIFLTLIHYGLSWILMAFLNAMYLLPAAPPVKTTPFSSLTALGVVMAFSNGLANLSLKCNSVGFYQMAKIAVTPTIVLVEFLFFGKKVSFQKALALIVVSLGVAIATITDLQFNLFGALVAMAWILPSAINKILWSNLQQQDNWTALALMWKTTPITVFSLLALMPWLDPPGLLTFNWNLSNTVSIIISATFGFLLQWSGALALGATCATTHVVLGQFKTCFILLGSFFIFHSNPGPKSICGAIMALTGMAFYTHLNLHEVHEPVVKQTTIKENSFSSLKPKTNKSTGVSPVGKDDTDFV; this is translated from the exons ATGATGAAGTTCACCATTGACCAAGCAATGATGTTTTATTTGCTGAGGAGGGATTTTCATAAAGTGCTCAAGCGAAAAGACAGCGATGTTGGAGAACGTG GGAAGCTGCTGGAAGACTGGAGGGCATCTTTGTTCAATGACCTGCACACATTAGATGGGGCAAGACGTCAACAACAGCATTTTTGTGGCCCAACAGTGGCATTATCTTTCAACTTTGTTGTTGCAGTTGCAATCATTATGATAAACAAATCG TTGCTTGGGAAGATGGGATTTAACTACCCCATATTTCTCACTCTGATCCATTATGGCCTCAGTTGGATCTTGATGGCATTCCTCAATGCAATGTATCTTCTTCCTGCAGCACCTCCTGTCAAGACAACACCATTCTCTTCTCTGACTGCTCTGGGTGTGGTTATGGCATTTTCCAATGGTCTAGCAAATCTTAGTCTGAAGTGCAACAG TGTGGGATTTTATCAAATGGCCAAGATTGCTGTAACCCCCACTATTGTACTggttgaatttctcttctttgggaAAAAAGTTTCCTTTCAAAAG GCCCTtgcattgatagtggtttctcttgGAGTTGCAATTGCAACCATTACAGATTTGCAATTCAATCTATTTGGTGCTTTGGTTGCCATGGCCTGGATACTACCAagtgcaataaacaaaatcctctGGTCAAATCTCCAGCAACAAGACAACTGGACTGCTCTTGC ATTGATGTGGAAAACAACACCTATAACAGTATTTTCTTTGCTGGCTTTAATGCCATGGTTGGATCCTCCAGGCCTATTAACATTCAATTGGAATCTCTCCAACACAGTTTCCATTATTATTTCTGCCACATTCGGTTTCCTTCTACAATGGTCAGGTGCTCTAGCATTAGG GGCTACTTGTGCTACAACACATGTTGTACTGGGACAATTCAAGACCTGTTTTATTCTCCTAGGAAGCTTTTTTATTTTCCATTCTAATCCTGGACCAAAGAGCATTTGTGGAGCAATAATGGCTCTAACTGGGATGGCCTTTTACACCCATCTTAATTTGCATGAAGTTCACGAACCTGTAGTCAAGCAGACAACTATCAAAGAGAATTCATTTTCCTCTTTAAAGCCCAAAACAAACAAGTCTACAGGAGTATCCCCTGTTGGAAAAGATGATACAGATTTTGTGTAA